A stretch of the Panthera uncia isolate 11264 chromosome D1, Puncia_PCG_1.0, whole genome shotgun sequence genome encodes the following:
- the PTPN5 gene encoding tyrosine-protein phosphatase non-receptor type 5 — protein MNYEEARSEREKHPADDSEGGALDMCCSEKLPGLPQPVVMEALDQAEGLADSPREMPPPSPPSQPSEPAQKPPPRGVGSHSLPVRNSLCLLAASQFLLACGVLWLSGYGPIWSQNATDLISSLLTLSEQLGPMAWLGIGTWEVPNLLLVTLSVILITTLVWHLLRAPPEPPAPPRPEDRRQSVSRQPSFTYSEWMEEKVEDDFLDLDPVPETPVFDFVMDIKPEADPASLTVKSMGLQERRGSNVSLTLDMCTPGCNEEGFGYLMSPREESAREYLLSASRVLQAKELHEKALDPFLLQAEFFEIPMNFVDPKEYDIPGLVRKNRYKTILPNPHSRVCLTSPDPDDPLSSYINANYIRGYGGEEKVYIATQGPIVSTVSDFWRMVWQEQTPIIVMITNIEEMNEKCTEYWPEEQVMYDGVEITVQKVIHTEDYRLRLISLRSGTEERGLKHYWFTSWPDQKTPDRAPPLLHLVREVEEAARQEGPRCAPIVVHCSAGIGRTGCFIATSICCQQLRQEGVVDILKTTCQLRQDRGGMIQTCEQYQFVHHVMSLYEKQLSRQSPE, from the exons GTCTCCCCCAGCCGGTAGTGATGGAGGCGCTGGACCAGGCCGAAGGGCTCGCGGACTCTCCGAGAGAAATGCCACCGCCCTCACCGCCTTCACAGCCCTCAGAGCCAGCTCAGAAGCCACCACCTCGAGGCGTCGGGAGCCACTCCCTCCCTGTCAGGAACAGCCTGTGCCTGTTGGCCGCCTCCCAGTTCCTG CTTGCCTGCGGGGTGCTCTGGCTCAGCGGCTATGGCCCCATCTGGTCACAGAATGCCACAGACCTCATCTcctccttgctcacactctcgGAACAGCTGGGACCCATG GCCTGGCTGGGCATTGGGACCTGGGAAGTCCCCAATCTGCTGCTGGTTACTCTGTCTGTGATCCTCATTACCACCCTG GTGTGGCACCTCCTGAGGGCTCCCCCAGAGCCACCCGCCCCACCGCGCCCTGAGGATAGACGCCAGTCCGTGAGCCGCCAGCCTTCCTTCACCTACTCCGAGTGGATGGAAGAGAAGGTCGAGGATGACTTCCTAGACCTGGACCCTGTCCCTGAGACTCCTGTGTTTGACTTCGTGATGGACATCAAGCCAGAGGCCGACCCTGCCTCACTCACCGTCAAGTCCATGGGTCTACAGGAaag GAGGGGCTCCAATGTCTCCCTGACCCTGGACATGTGCACACCAGGCTGCAATGAGGAGGGCTTCGGCTATCTCATGTCCCCACGTGAGGAGTCAGCCCGCGAGTACCTGCTCAGCGCCTCCCGTGTCCTGCAGGCCAAGGAGCTTCACGAGAAGGCCCTGGACCCCTTCCTGCTGCAGGCAGAATTCTTT GAAATCCCCATGAACTTTGTGGATCCGAAGGAGTATGACATCCCTGGGCTAGTGCGGAAGAACCGGTACAAAACCATCCTTCCCA ACCCCCACAGCAGAGTATGTCTGACCTCGCCAGACCCCGATGACCCTCTGAGTTCCTACATCAACGCCAACTACATCCGG GGCTACGGTGGGGAGGAGAAGGTGTACATTGCCACGCAGGGACCCATCGTCAGCACGGTCAGCGACTTCTGGCGCATGGTGTGGCAGGAGCAGACACCCATCATCGTCATGATCACCAACATCGAGGAGATGAATGAG AAGTGCACTGAGTATTGGCCGGAGGAGCAGGTGATGTACGACGGAGTGGAGATCACTGTGCAGAAAGTCATTCATACCGAGGATTACCGGCTGCGACTCATCTCCCTCAGG AGCGGGACCGAAGAGCGAGGCCTGAAGCATTACTGGTTCACGTCCTGGCCCGACCAGAAGACCCCAGACCGGGCCCCCCCACTCCTGCACCTGGTGCGGGAGGTGGAGGAGGCCGCCCGGCAGGAGGGGCCCCGCTGCGCCCCCATCGTCGTCCACTGCAG TGCAGGGATTGGGAGGACGGGCTGCTTCATCGCCACCAGCATCTGCTGCCAGCAGCTGCGGCAGGAGGGAGTGGTGGACATCCTTAAGACCACGTGCCAGCTCCGTCAGGACAG GGGCGGCATGATCCAGACATGTGAGCAATACCAGTTTGTACACCATGTCATGAGCCTCTACGAGAAGCAGCTGTCACGCCAGTCCCCAGAGTGA